The Methanoplanus sp. FWC-SCC4 genome has a window encoding:
- a CDS encoding 3-isopropylmalate dehydratase large subunit yields MSTLSEIILKGGAGSFVDCKVDRAFAHDGTGIQALVALRGLGDVKPACPEKVSVIYDHIAPANNTTTANLQHELREFSKQAGFCFHDIGDGICHQIMSEGVCLPGEVVVGADSHSCTLGAFGAFATGVGASDMAAIWASGETWFKVPETIEINLDGDFRQFCEPKDLALTYVKKLGMDGATYKALEFTGEGAVNVPMDGRLTLCNMAIETGAKTGLFYPDAVTKEYLAGFGHSIKTAKPEECSYEKTVDIDIGDLEPVLAVPHRVDTVEPVTRYSGTPLDQVFLGTCTNGRYEDLKRFADIVRGRKVSVRTIVVPASRAVLMQALKTGVLSDIIDAGCSIGTPGCGPCLGAHMGVLGEGEVGLSTANRNFKNRMGVGAEYYLCSPSTAAASAVRGEITSPEEFA; encoded by the coding sequence ATGAGCACGCTTTCAGAGATTATTCTAAAGGGAGGTGCAGGAAGCTTTGTTGACTGCAAAGTTGACAGGGCATTTGCACATGACGGCACGGGAATTCAGGCACTGGTTGCATTAAGGGGGCTTGGTGATGTGAAACCGGCATGCCCTGAAAAAGTTTCGGTGATATATGACCACATTGCACCTGCAAACAACACCACAACCGCAAATCTCCAGCACGAGCTCAGGGAATTTTCAAAACAGGCAGGATTCTGTTTTCATGACATCGGAGACGGCATCTGCCACCAGATAATGAGCGAAGGGGTGTGCCTTCCGGGCGAGGTCGTTGTCGGTGCAGACTCACACTCATGCACACTTGGTGCATTCGGGGCGTTTGCAACCGGCGTCGGGGCATCGGATATGGCTGCCATCTGGGCATCGGGCGAAACCTGGTTTAAAGTTCCTGAAACGATTGAAATTAATCTGGACGGAGATTTCAGGCAGTTTTGTGAGCCAAAGGACCTTGCCCTTACTTATGTCAAAAAACTAGGGATGGACGGTGCGACATACAAGGCACTTGAGTTTACAGGCGAAGGGGCAGTGAATGTACCGATGGACGGCAGACTTACTCTTTGCAACATGGCAATTGAGACCGGGGCAAAGACAGGCCTTTTTTATCCCGACGCCGTTACAAAGGAATATCTTGCAGGATTCGGGCACAGCATTAAGACAGCAAAGCCGGAAGAGTGCAGTTATGAAAAAACAGTCGATATTGATATCGGAGATCTCGAGCCTGTTCTGGCAGTGCCGCACAGGGTGGATACGGTCGAGCCTGTAACCCGTTATTCGGGGACACCTCTTGATCAGGTCTTCCTTGGCACCTGCACAAACGGAAGATATGAGGATCTTAAAAGGTTTGCAGATATTGTCAGGGGAAGGAAAGTGTCTGTTAGAACAATTGTTGTCCCGGCATCAAGAGCTGTTTTAATGCAGGCACTAAAGACAGGAGTCCTCTCTGACATAATCGATGCAGGATGCTCAATCGGAACACCGGGCTGCGGACCATGTCTTGGTGCCCATATGGGTGTCCTTGGAGAAGGAGAGGTAGGTCTCTCAACAGCAAACAGAAACTTCAAAAACAGAATGGGAGTGGGGGCCGAATATTACCTCTGTTCGCCTTCAACCGCTGCCGCAAGTGCGGTTCGCGGAGAGATTACATCACCGGAGGAGTTTGCATGA
- a CDS encoding thiamine pyrophosphate-dependent enzyme yields the protein MKAELMLAKAILKASDTCYTVPGYPVTRLGELTNAEFTINEKVALEYALGDSLSGRRSAVIVKNAGMNTLSDTLVNATVQGLKAGVVIIAGDDTEPRGSQNRQDSRYYSEVAQVPVIGPGTKDISSSVELAYEASEKFSRVSILRVTPDILSSDVSGEIPDRKDSFANTAGNDLTMKGRCDLADNITAEMFEWSHPPVIYPPPKKSEYVKISEEKGRPFSEEHKNLKPPKVTKNPETFKSRGFSRTLCKNCPYKELFSMISGSGKKAICDTGCSLLSKNPPYGFGTANYGLGSSPAVAAKSTKIALTGDYALLHSGINALIDIKEKNLPLLCIVLKNKKMGMTGMQNAPDIMPYISWADPLIIPAGSPEKVLKYLREGTEFLKIIVVEGECPPGEEHEAIKC from the coding sequence ATGAAAGCTGAATTAATGCTTGCAAAAGCGATTTTAAAAGCGTCAGATACCTGTTACACAGTCCCGGGATACCCCGTGACACGCCTTGGTGAACTAACAAACGCTGAATTTACGATAAATGAGAAGGTCGCACTCGAGTACGCACTCGGGGACTCACTCTCAGGCAGAAGATCAGCTGTTATCGTTAAAAATGCAGGGATGAACACACTCTCTGACACCCTTGTCAACGCAACTGTCCAGGGGCTAAAGGCAGGGGTTGTAATAATTGCAGGCGATGACACTGAACCCAGGGGATCGCAGAACAGACAGGACTCGCGTTATTATTCCGAGGTTGCACAGGTTCCGGTGATAGGTCCGGGAACCAAAGATATCTCATCATCTGTCGAACTTGCATATGAGGCATCAGAGAAATTTTCAAGAGTCTCCATCTTAAGAGTCACCCCTGATATTCTCTCCTCTGATGTTTCAGGAGAGATCCCTGACAGGAAGGACTCTTTTGCAAACACTGCCGGAAATGATCTTACTATGAAGGGCAGGTGTGATCTTGCAGACAACATAACGGCAGAGATGTTTGAATGGTCTCACCCGCCGGTGATTTATCCCCCCCCTAAAAAATCCGAATATGTAAAGATTTCAGAAGAGAAGGGAAGGCCGTTTTCAGAGGAGCACAAAAATCTCAAACCGCCTAAAGTTACAAAAAATCCTGAAACCTTCAAATCACGGGGATTTTCAAGAACACTATGCAAAAACTGCCCATATAAAGAACTATTTTCAATGATATCCGGTTCCGGAAAAAAAGCGATATGTGACACAGGATGCTCACTTCTTTCCAAAAATCCTCCCTACGGTTTTGGAACTGCAAACTACGGACTTGGATCATCACCTGCAGTCGCTGCAAAGAGCACAAAAATTGCGCTGACAGGAGACTATGCACTCCTGCATTCAGGCATTAACGCCCTTATTGACATAAAGGAGAAAAATCTCCCGCTTTTGTGCATAGTTCTTAAGAATAAAAAAATGGGGATGACCGGGATGCAGAACGCACCCGATATTATGCCTTATATCTCGTGGGCAGACCCCCTGATAATCCCTGCCGGTTCGCCGGAAAAGGTTTTAAAATACCTCAGGGAAGGAACCGAATTTTTAAAAATAATTGTTGTCGAAGGCGAATGCCCGCCGGGAGAAGAACATGAAGCCATTAAATGTTGA
- a CDS encoding homocitrate synthase family protein, with protein MKPLNVEICDVTLRDGEQTPGVTFTCDEKIDIARKLNEIGIEVIEAGFPSVSESEKKSVKSIVGLSLDSRICCLARCVKSDVDAAIECDVDIVSIFFATSDLHLKIKYKKTAEEMLEQALMMVDYATDHGLSVRFSSEDASRTSISFLKEMYVQGAMRGAMYSSFADTVGCMTPVEMYNTVQELTKDLKNPLCIHCHNDMGCATANTISAAQAGAFQLHTTVNGIGERAGNASLEEVLVALRMKGGVDRYDLTKLMDLSKTVEKYSGIKVPKIKAVVGEHAFAHESGIHIAALLEDRNTYEYFPPEMVGGEQHFILGKHTGRKGLLHIVNSLGYSLSDDQINHLLQRIKEISEGKCSITPKVLLSLIEETKKTEGNKI; from the coding sequence ATGAAGCCATTAAATGTTGAGATATGTGACGTCACGCTAAGGGACGGAGAACAGACACCCGGAGTTACGTTCACATGCGATGAGAAGATTGATATTGCCCGTAAACTCAATGAAATCGGAATCGAAGTAATAGAGGCAGGATTTCCAAGTGTATCGGAAAGCGAGAAAAAAAGTGTTAAAAGCATCGTAGGGCTTTCCCTTGACTCAAGGATATGCTGCCTTGCAAGATGCGTAAAATCTGACGTTGATGCGGCAATTGAATGTGATGTTGATATAGTAAGCATATTCTTTGCAACATCAGACCTCCACCTGAAAATAAAATACAAAAAGACGGCAGAAGAGATGCTCGAACAGGCACTCATGATGGTTGACTACGCAACAGATCACGGTCTTTCTGTAAGGTTTTCATCAGAAGACGCTTCAAGAACGAGCATTTCGTTTTTAAAGGAGATGTATGTACAGGGGGCAATGAGAGGGGCAATGTACAGCAGTTTTGCAGACACAGTCGGGTGTATGACACCTGTTGAGATGTACAACACTGTACAGGAGCTGACAAAGGATCTGAAAAATCCCCTCTGCATACACTGCCACAACGACATGGGATGTGCAACCGCAAATACAATCTCCGCAGCACAGGCGGGGGCATTCCAGCTCCATACAACCGTGAACGGAATCGGTGAAAGGGCGGGGAATGCAAGCCTTGAGGAGGTACTTGTGGCACTGAGGATGAAAGGCGGTGTTGACCGCTATGATCTGACAAAGCTTATGGATCTCTCAAAGACGGTTGAGAAATATTCAGGCATTAAAGTCCCTAAAATAAAGGCAGTCGTCGGAGAGCATGCATTTGCACACGAAAGCGGAATTCACATAGCGGCTCTTTTAGAGGACAGAAATACATATGAATACTTCCCGCCAGAGATGGTCGGCGGAGAGCAGCACTTCATACTCGGAAAACATACGGGAAGAAAGGGTCTTTTGCATATTGTAAACAGTCTCGGCTACTCACTCTCTGATGACCAGATAAATCACCTTCTGCAAAGGATTAAGGAGATCAGCGAAGGCAAGTGCTCAATCACACCAAAAGTTCTCCTGTCACTCATTGAAGAGACAAAAAAGACCGAGGGCAATAAAATATGA
- a CDS encoding indolepyruvate ferredoxin oxidoreductase subunit alpha: MAFAVHVNIERCTGCNNCVVACPVDALELSTVDPVSTDKIYKVINGKATILDFDRELCAGCGICIQACPYNVIRLEGRWTSSGVPGQV, encoded by the coding sequence ATGGCATTTGCAGTTCATGTAAACATTGAACGTTGTACTGGTTGTAACAACTGTGTTGTTGCTTGTCCTGTTGACGCACTTGAGCTTTCAACAGTAGATCCGGTCTCGACAGACAAGATCTATAAAGTGATCAATGGCAAGGCCACAATCCTTGACTTTGACAGAGAGCTCTGTGCAGGATGCGGTATCTGCATCCAGGCATGTCCGTATAATGTTATAAGACTAGAGGGACGCTGGACCAGTTCCGGTGTTCCGGGTCAAGTGTAA
- the hdrC gene encoding CoB--CoM heterodisulfide reductase subunit C, with protein MAVEKNYGNPELESRLKDTNYYTSDSNKDFSDRVRELSGTISHMCFQCGTCTGSCPSAPRSSYRIRKFMRRAVLGLEDEALTDPDLWLCTTCYSCSDRCPRDILPTDVIMAMRNLAFERDIVPRNFLKTVQLIYNTGHGVPNNDVNRAAREKLGLPRDPPTTHSYPEYIEGIQKIIDHYHLKENADRILAEGE; from the coding sequence ATGGCAGTAGAGAAAAATTATGGAAATCCTGAACTTGAATCAAGATTAAAGGACACAAATTACTACACCTCTGATTCCAACAAGGATTTCAGCGACAGAGTCAGGGAGCTTAGCGGTACAATCTCCCATATGTGCTTCCAGTGTGGTACCTGTACAGGATCATGTCCGTCTGCACCCCGCAGTTCATACCGCATTCGTAAATTCATGAGAAGAGCGGTTCTCGGACTTGAGGACGAAGCACTTACAGATCCGGATCTCTGGCTGTGCACAACATGCTACTCATGCTCGGACAGATGCCCACGTGACATCCTTCCAACAGATGTCATCATGGCAATGAGGAACCTTGCATTTGAGAGAGATATTGTTCCACGCAACTTCCTGAAGACAGTTCAGCTTATATACAATACAGGACACGGTGTGCCAAACAACGATGTAAACCGTGCAGCACGTGAGAAACTTGGTCTTCCAAGAGATCCTCCAACAACACACAGCTATCCTGAATACATTGAAGGAATTCAGAAGATCATTGATCACTACCATCTCAAGGAGAACGCAGACAGAATCCTTGCGGAGGGAGAGTAA
- the fhcD gene encoding formylmethanofuran--tetrahydromethanopterin N-formyltransferase codes for MELNGVIIEDEYAEAFPNWSCRVIITAINEKWAYQAATEATGFATSAIGCPCEAGIEMFLSSEETPDGRPGVAVLFFAGGKKKLKEQVVERLAECVLTQPTTAVFDGMPDAEERIDVKLHFFGDGFEYKKEIGGRSCWAIPIMNGEYVGEENFGIVKGIAGGNFFIMGESQPCALMAAEAAIEAIYEVPGCMCSFPVVASGSKVGSNKYKFMPATTNEKYCPSIRDKVEETKVPEGVQAVYEIVIDGVDEEAIKESTRAGIVAASKIPGIKLITAGNFGGNLGPYKFNLHEIL; via the coding sequence ATGGAATTAAATGGAGTAATTATTGAAGATGAATATGCAGAAGCATTTCCAAACTGGTCATGCAGAGTAATTATCACAGCAATCAACGAGAAGTGGGCATACCAGGCAGCAACAGAGGCAACAGGCTTTGCAACATCAGCAATCGGCTGCCCCTGCGAAGCAGGAATCGAGATGTTCCTCTCCTCCGAGGAAACACCTGACGGAAGACCCGGCGTTGCAGTCCTCTTCTTTGCAGGCGGAAAGAAGAAATTAAAGGAGCAGGTTGTAGAGCGCCTTGCAGAATGTGTACTTACACAGCCTACAACAGCAGTATTTGACGGAATGCCTGACGCAGAAGAGAGAATCGATGTAAAACTTCACTTCTTCGGCGACGGATTTGAATACAAGAAGGAAATTGGCGGAAGAAGCTGCTGGGCAATTCCAATCATGAACGGAGAATATGTCGGAGAAGAAAACTTTGGTATCGTAAAAGGTATCGCAGGCGGAAACTTCTTCATCATGGGCGAAAGCCAGCCCTGTGCACTCATGGCAGCAGAAGCAGCAATAGAGGCAATTTACGAAGTTCCGGGATGTATGTGCTCATTCCCTGTAGTAGCATCCGGTTCAAAGGTAGGCTCAAACAAATACAAGTTCATGCCTGCAACAACAAACGAGAAATACTGCCCTTCAATCCGCGACAAAGTTGAAGAGACAAAAGTGCCTGAGGGTGTACAGGCAGTTTACGAAATAGTCATCGACGGTGTTGACGAGGAAGCAATAAAAGAATCAACAAGAGCAGGAATTGTTGCAGCATCAAAGATTCCGGGAATCAAACTCATCACTGCAGGTAACTTCGGCGGAAACCTTGGCCCGTACAAGTTCAACCTCCATGAGATTCTCTAA
- a CDS encoding 4Fe-4S binding protein yields the protein MNTLFPKYSKRQEGNFTIMEQKLLKQVNNLEYSVDNCTGCGICVDSCPEEAISIGPVGAVRRGAIQYGTAIQVDEKKCSYCGVCVIMCPFNAMHLKIDGEECLPIVEKEGFPSYNIVKEIDDEKCVRCTTCEDVCPRSPDKAIIREVPDFEGSAKDGMKKAEIIEAKISFECNDEKCTVCGLCGAVCSALDVVRKPFSAESGDVEGEVKWNQELCDGCGVCADICPSDAIEVKREEAEQKKLGKVSITDDCITCRWCATNCPTEAITVEKFFEGEIEFHAEKCPGGCSTCADICPANAIYLPSPKSPAEMHGEIEANIAVNKDLCILCGVCVNACPGEDIIVLKRTGVRVNGKETDLFNKIKAKLLVPRTSKVKENNVEFGEVELKTVQ from the coding sequence ATGAATACACTTTTTCCAAAATACTCCAAGAGGCAGGAAGGAAACTTTACCATAATGGAGCAGAAGCTTCTAAAGCAGGTAAACAACCTTGAATACTCTGTCGACAACTGTACAGGTTGCGGCATATGTGTAGATTCCTGCCCTGAGGAAGCAATTAGCATCGGCCCAGTCGGTGCTGTTCGCCGTGGAGCTATTCAGTATGGAACAGCAATCCAGGTAGATGAAAAGAAATGTTCATATTGTGGCGTTTGTGTCATAATGTGCCCATTCAACGCTATGCATCTCAAGATTGATGGTGAAGAATGCCTCCCTATAGTAGAGAAGGAAGGATTCCCGTCATATAATATTGTCAAGGAAATTGACGATGAGAAATGTGTACGTTGTACTACCTGTGAGGACGTTTGTCCACGTTCTCCTGACAAAGCAATCATTCGTGAAGTCCCTGATTTTGAGGGTTCAGCAAAGGACGGAATGAAGAAAGCCGAGATCATCGAGGCAAAAATTTCATTTGAATGCAATGACGAAAAGTGCACAGTATGTGGCCTTTGTGGCGCAGTATGTTCAGCACTTGATGTTGTTCGCAAACCATTCTCAGCCGAATCCGGAGATGTTGAGGGTGAAGTCAAATGGAACCAGGAACTCTGTGACGGATGTGGAGTCTGTGCAGATATCTGTCCGTCTGATGCAATCGAAGTCAAGCGTGAGGAAGCGGAACAGAAGAAACTCGGTAAGGTCAGCATCACTGATGACTGTATTACCTGCCGCTGGTGTGCAACAAACTGCCCAACCGAAGCAATTACAGTAGAGAAATTCTTCGAGGGTGAGATTGAGTTCCACGCAGAGAAATGTCCTGGTGGATGTTCAACATGTGCAGACATTTGCCCTGCGAATGCAATATACCTGCCAAGCCCGAAATCCCCTGCTGAAATGCACGGTGAGATTGAGGCAAACATCGCAGTAAACAAAGATCTGTGTATTCTTTGTGGAGTTTGTGTTAACGCATGTCCTGGTGAGGATATCATTGTTCTCAAGCGTACAGGCGTTCGTGTAAATGGAAAGGAAACAGACCTCTTTAACAAGATAAAAGCCAAGCTCCTTGTTCCAAGGACCTCCAAGGTCAAAGAAAATAATGTTGAATTTGGAGAAGTTGAGCTTAAAACGGTTCAATGA
- a CDS encoding DUF7714 family protein, whose translation MIFPKQCKETGFASGKPLGDRVYFLSRYIVKETPFGYEVLEIEQKPGTGLLREVKSVKTLASADETYLYPERVVLHNRAELIRIAESTQKKCTIFTGIDDHMTFVIDPDTDSLLRVFVYDVMPPRPNLSETIKSLEKTGIFGELEIEFVHHIKDIKKIEADVYPCKASGFDVTLDSDRLSGGETVAGCLTARQFLAECYDGEFVVENICPADEAQKPENRTINEPWIARCCRIEKCGLVTDNTTGVVVHWGSSPKQIADSIFELLEEYKKR comes from the coding sequence ATGATTTTTCCAAAACAATGCAAGGAGACGGGCTTTGCATCGGGAAAACCCCTCGGTGACAGGGTCTATTTTTTAAGCAGATACATTGTGAAGGAGACACCTTTTGGGTATGAGGTTCTTGAAATTGAACAGAAACCGGGAACCGGGCTTTTGAGGGAGGTAAAATCAGTAAAAACACTTGCTTCTGCTGATGAAACATATCTTTATCCTGAAAGGGTGGTTCTTCACAACAGGGCAGAGCTGATAAGGATTGCAGAATCAACCCAAAAGAAGTGCACAATATTCACGGGGATAGACGATCACATGACCTTTGTTATCGATCCGGATACTGATTCCCTCTTACGGGTTTTTGTCTATGACGTGATGCCCCCAAGGCCGAACCTCTCGGAGACCATAAAATCACTTGAAAAAACAGGGATTTTCGGAGAGCTTGAGATTGAATTTGTGCATCATATAAAGGATATCAAAAAAATCGAGGCAGATGTTTATCCCTGCAAGGCATCAGGCTTTGATGTCACGCTTGACAGTGACCGCCTCTCCGGCGGTGAAACGGTAGCAGGGTGTCTTACGGCAAGGCAGTTTCTGGCGGAATGCTACGACGGCGAATTTGTTGTTGAGAACATCTGCCCTGCCGATGAGGCGCAAAAACCGGAAAACCGGACTATCAACGAACCCTGGATTGCAAGATGCTGCCGGATTGAAAAATGCGGCCTTGTAACCGACAACACCACCGGCGTTGTCGTTCACTGGGGATCGTCACCAAAACAGATAGCAGATTCCATATTTGAACTCTTAGAGGAGTATAAAAAAAGATGA
- the mmp11 gene encoding methanogenesis marker protein 11, translating into MENISKTPYSISYPEILAVASADNSRVELIERFDCIGGAMWAGSHYKKSPLVESVRIIGNTQRFLLKTGCVDLALQGSYFPAGISDVLVTDSEVAVTYLGMGGGGVGASVCRASAGGVLRSTEDPCGGGKVAGSTIWLPKMERVIIGVDDTDTPEAGATWTLAHNISKAVENKNSRYLSHTITQLFPVPYRTKNCVAIACEFATTEPEKLISDFEKLVREYTLSDKTGLCAFRGFDPKPLLNYGRLVKNGEVTLNDFEFVRKHLDVRIEGRGIIGAAAAIPFATKYKEALSL; encoded by the coding sequence ATGGAGAACATCTCTAAAACCCCCTACTCCATCTCCTACCCGGAGATACTCGCAGTCGCATCCGCCGACAACTCCCGTGTAGAACTTATCGAAAGGTTTGACTGCATCGGAGGTGCGATGTGGGCAGGCAGTCATTACAAAAAAAGCCCGCTTGTTGAATCAGTCAGAATAATAGGAAACACACAGCGCTTTCTGCTTAAAACAGGCTGTGTGGATCTTGCACTTCAGGGCTCATACTTCCCTGCAGGCATCAGCGATGTTTTAGTTACTGACTCTGAAGTAGCCGTTACGTACCTTGGAATGGGTGGCGGAGGTGTTGGTGCAAGCGTTTGCCGGGCATCCGCCGGCGGTGTGCTAAGAAGCACCGAAGATCCATGTGGAGGCGGAAAAGTTGCAGGCTCTACCATATGGCTTCCCAAAATGGAGAGAGTAATAATAGGAGTCGATGACACCGACACACCCGAGGCCGGTGCAACATGGACACTTGCACACAATATATCAAAGGCTGTTGAAAACAAAAACAGCCGCTACCTCTCACACACAATAACACAGCTTTTCCCGGTTCCATACAGGACAAAAAACTGTGTTGCAATTGCATGTGAGTTCGCAACAACAGAGCCTGAAAAACTCATCAGCGACTTTGAAAAACTTGTCAGGGAGTACACACTATCAGATAAAACAGGACTATGTGCATTCAGGGGCTTCGATCCAAAACCACTCCTGAATTACGGCCGTCTTGTTAAAAACGGTGAAGTAACCTTAAACGACTTTGAATTTGTCAGAAAGCATCTGGATGTCAGAATCGAAGGAAGAGGCATTATCGGAGCCGCCGCAGCGATTCCATTTGCCACAAAATACAAAGAGGCACTCTCACTATGA
- a CDS encoding LeuD/DmdB family oxidoreductase small subunit, whose amino-acid sequence MKKTGHAVCIGADVDTDMIIAGRYLRTTDKSVWVEHAFEDYDPSIAKRLKGSVIIAKKNIGCGSSREQAAVALKEAGVLAVVAPSFARIFFRNAVNVGLPVFETGEIDCTDGEPVTFDLDESWVEISGRRYPSLPLSERMKRIIDSGGLAGYWRKYK is encoded by the coding sequence ATGAAAAAAACAGGACATGCAGTCTGTATCGGTGCCGATGTTGACACTGACATGATTATTGCCGGAAGATACCTCAGGACAACCGACAAATCAGTCTGGGTTGAGCATGCCTTTGAGGACTACGACCCCTCAATTGCAAAAAGGCTGAAAGGATCAGTTATCATTGCCAAAAAAAACATCGGGTGCGGCTCTTCACGTGAACAGGCGGCTGTTGCGCTAAAGGAGGCAGGAGTTCTCGCGGTTGTGGCACCCTCCTTTGCAAGGATTTTTTTCAGAAATGCGGTAAATGTCGGACTTCCGGTGTTTGAAACAGGGGAGATTGACTGCACTGACGGTGAACCTGTCACATTTGACCTTGACGAATCATGGGTTGAAATATCGGGCAGAAGATACCCTTCACTCCCGCTGTCTGAGAGAATGAAGAGAATAATTGACTCCGGCGGCCTTGCAGGCTACTGGAGGAAATACAAATGA
- a CDS encoding DUF1743 domain-containing protein, whose product MTITLTPEEVKGRFGPMFCKKFLVIVDEAAEKAEIIEHCCHRGAIEWDVMNRRRAGGAVESISVEGASMTMSAKLGKHPINFGAAGDEIGGQALEGVCVEGDLVATDWAGIAGAGVGVAVCLPQAPGVVKTEYPSEEDLKAGGARTCRTRIYSKKYVKVSIGIDDTDTKESGATWVLASKCAEACNIEGVEYLNMRLIQLNPKVPNKTTNCVGSALNFAVRPDKVEELLSFVKEFIEERSVSEDTGIAVWTGLSLPQSPYLEKIKTEVLNVAECEAEAERLGIKYIDSAKSKGRIGALGAVLWANRGIEAAGLYGEHL is encoded by the coding sequence GTGACAATTACATTAACTCCCGAAGAGGTCAAAGGACGCTTTGGCCCGATGTTTTGCAAAAAATTTTTGGTTATAGTCGATGAAGCAGCAGAAAAAGCAGAAATTATCGAGCACTGCTGCCATAGAGGAGCTATTGAATGGGATGTAATGAACCGCAGGAGAGCCGGAGGTGCTGTTGAATCAATCAGCGTAGAGGGTGCCTCAATGACAATGTCGGCAAAACTAGGTAAACATCCGATAAACTTTGGCGCTGCCGGAGACGAGATCGGAGGGCAGGCACTTGAGGGCGTATGCGTTGAAGGGGATCTGGTTGCAACCGACTGGGCCGGAATAGCAGGTGCAGGTGTCGGCGTTGCAGTATGTCTGCCACAGGCACCGGGCGTTGTAAAAACCGAATACCCATCAGAAGAGGATCTAAAGGCAGGCGGTGCAAGAACATGCAGGACCCGCATCTATTCCAAAAAATACGTGAAGGTCTCAATCGGAATTGATGACACAGACACAAAGGAATCCGGCGCAACATGGGTACTTGCATCGAAATGTGCGGAGGCATGCAACATAGAGGGTGTTGAATACCTGAACATGCGTTTAATCCAGCTCAATCCTAAAGTCCCGAACAAGACCACAAACTGTGTCGGCTCAGCACTTAACTTTGCAGTCAGACCAGACAAGGTGGAAGAACTGCTCTCTTTTGTAAAGGAATTCATAGAGGAGAGATCTGTAAGTGAAGATACCGGAATTGCAGTATGGACAGGGCTCTCACTTCCACAGTCGCCATACCTTGAAAAGATCAAGACCGAGGTTTTGAACGTCGCCGAATGTGAGGCTGAAGCCGAAAGGCTTGGAATAAAATATATCGACTCTGCAAAGAGCAAAGGGCGAATCGGTGCACTCGGTGCAGTCCTTTGGGCTAACAGAGGAATAGAAGCAGCAGGTCTTTATGGAGAACATCTCTAA
- a CDS encoding radical SAM protein — MKWKLFKASLLEIGSARITGEPADASEQSHAGPGAGEKGSVFFSAGGKRVRLSIDDNSPVEIHHFGDGRAELIFKDTKVSGVIEKTGFHCPRQAYITVSEGCIYNCRFCNVPSQPPRIKTPEEIVKMVAGVKDRIDCISITSGVIGNPKEDETRVLEVIKELRAFRLPIGVSIYPLLGTPKRLKDLGVLEIKFNLETATDELFTKMCPLLNRQEIMDALTASVSIFGKNRVFTNIILGLGETDDEMKQCIKELTQAGIIPVIRPLNPSGELSDLKRPSAKRILEISDFLEGELLKTGLSCREAKTMCTLCTGCDMVPGADS, encoded by the coding sequence ATGAAATGGAAACTGTTCAAAGCGTCCCTTCTGGAGATAGGATCTGCAAGGATTACTGGAGAGCCGGCAGATGCTTCTGAACAGTCACACGCAGGGCCCGGTGCCGGGGAAAAGGGCTCAGTCTTTTTTTCAGCCGGAGGCAAAAGAGTCCGGCTTTCCATTGATGATAACAGCCCTGTTGAGATACACCATTTCGGAGACGGCAGGGCAGAACTTATATTCAAAGATACAAAGGTCAGCGGAGTAATCGAAAAAACCGGATTCCACTGTCCGCGCCAGGCATATATTACAGTCAGCGAAGGATGTATATACAACTGCAGATTCTGCAATGTGCCTTCCCAGCCGCCCCGTATCAAGACGCCGGAAGAGATTGTGAAGATGGTTGCAGGCGTCAAAGACAGAATCGACTGCATATCCATTACAAGCGGCGTCATAGGGAACCCAAAAGAGGATGAAACACGGGTTCTTGAAGTCATAAAAGAACTCCGTGCATTCAGACTTCCAATCGGGGTTTCGATATATCCGCTTTTGGGAACACCCAAAAGGCTAAAGGATCTCGGTGTCCTGGAAATCAAATTCAACCTCGAAACCGCAACTGACGAGCTCTTTACAAAAATGTGCCCTCTGTTAAACAGACAGGAAATTATGGATGCACTCACTGCTTCGGTCTCCATCTTTGGAAAGAACAGGGTTTTTACAAACATCATTCTCGGACTTGGGGAGACTGACGATGAGATGAAGCAGTGTATTAAAGAACTCACACAGGCAGGGATTATCCCGGTCATAAGACCACTTAACCCATCCGGGGAATTATCAGACCTTAAAAGGCCGTCTGCAAAAAGAATTCTTGAAATATCGGATTTCCTTGAAGGCGAACTTTTAAAAACAGGACTCTCATGCAGAGAGGCAAAGACTATGTGTACACTCTGTACAGGATGTGACATGGTGCCGGGGGCGGATTCATGA